In a genomic window of Polycladomyces subterraneus:
- a CDS encoding inorganic phosphate transporter encodes MPDPMWLIVLVVILALIFDFTNGWNDSANAIATVVGTRTLSPLQALLLSAALNLAGAFFSTAVAEAIGKDIVDPNGITLLVIVATLLAAILWNTAMTLMGLPISASHALIGALVGAAIAYNGWDVLRVKGIVTILIALLVSPLLGGVLGFAIMKLIRRVFAETSPSKVKKWFRPLQIVSASFMSFSHGTSDAQKAMGIITLALFTSGHLSKLEVPIWVMIAAGLAMAIGTAAGGWRVIQTMGARLSRLETPHGFSAETAAALILTTVAKIGVPVSSTHTITGSIIGVGAAERIRSVRWGIAGKIIYAWVLTLPGTAVMGFILYEILRVLEP; translated from the coding sequence ATGCCTGATCCGATGTGGTTAATCGTACTCGTCGTCATTCTCGCACTTATCTTTGATTTTACCAACGGGTGGAATGATTCGGCGAATGCGATTGCAACCGTTGTCGGCACGCGGACGCTCTCGCCGCTCCAAGCCCTGCTGTTGTCAGCCGCGTTAAACTTGGCCGGGGCATTTTTCTCCACTGCCGTGGCCGAAGCGATCGGGAAGGACATCGTTGATCCTAATGGCATTACATTACTGGTGATCGTCGCCACTTTGTTGGCGGCCATTTTGTGGAATACGGCCATGACACTGATGGGCTTGCCGATCAGCGCATCCCACGCTTTGATCGGGGCATTGGTCGGAGCGGCTATTGCATACAACGGATGGGATGTACTGCGAGTGAAAGGGATTGTCACCATCTTGATCGCTCTTCTGGTTTCACCGTTGCTGGGAGGCGTGCTGGGATTTGCCATCATGAAACTGATCCGCCGGGTGTTTGCGGAAACATCGCCTTCCAAAGTGAAAAAATGGTTCCGCCCGCTGCAAATTGTATCCGCGTCGTTCATGTCGTTCAGTCACGGTACGTCGGATGCACAAAAGGCGATGGGCATCATCACACTCGCCTTGTTCACCAGCGGACATCTCTCCAAATTAGAGGTTCCGATCTGGGTGATGATAGCCGCCGGTTTGGCCATGGCTATCGGGACGGCGGCCGGTGGGTGGCGCGTGATTCAGACAATGGGCGCTCGTCTGAGTCGGTTGGAAACTCCTCACGGTTTTTCCGCGGAAACCGCTGCTGCACTGATTTTGACCACGGTGGCCAAAATCGGCGTCCCGGTCAGCTCCACGCATACGATCACCGGTTCCATCATCGGTGTGGGTGCGGCCGAACGCATTCGCAGTGTGCGTTGGGGCATCGCCGGCAAGATCATCTACGCTTGGGTGTTGACCCTGCCGGGTACGGCCGTGATGGGCTTTATCCTGTATGAAATTCTGCGGGTGCTGGAACCATAA
- a CDS encoding DMT family transporter — protein sequence MRSVTMAVPPSFHRLKGFAMVLAGATCWGLSGTVAQWLFQHQGFQPGWLVSLRLSLSGILLLLYFALVQKQKVWQVWKQKSDRRQLLIFSFLGMAGVQYTYFEAIQAGNAATATLLQYLGPIFVTVYVALRNRQLPGRKDIVAVVLALVGTGLLVTNGRLDELSISLSAVVWGLGSAVTAAFYTLYPSRLLSRWGAGVIVGWAMLIGGVGMNIVHPLWQTSEQVWTGNTWLLVGFVVIFGTLLAFYWYLDSLRYLTPTETSLLACAEPLAAAIVTVVWLHVPMGVWQTIGGICIVATVVALSKENKKPVT from the coding sequence ATGCGGTCTGTAACAATGGCAGTCCCCCCCTCCTTTCACCGCCTCAAAGGGTTCGCCATGGTATTGGCCGGGGCTACTTGTTGGGGATTGTCGGGTACGGTAGCGCAATGGCTGTTTCAGCACCAAGGATTTCAACCCGGTTGGCTCGTTTCCCTTCGGTTGTCCCTCTCCGGCATTCTACTGCTCCTGTATTTCGCTTTGGTGCAAAAACAAAAGGTGTGGCAGGTCTGGAAGCAAAAATCGGATCGACGCCAACTGCTGATCTTTTCGTTTTTAGGAATGGCAGGTGTGCAGTACACCTATTTTGAAGCGATCCAAGCGGGGAACGCCGCCACTGCCACCCTGTTACAGTACCTGGGCCCCATTTTCGTCACTGTCTACGTTGCGCTCCGCAACCGACAACTTCCCGGACGGAAGGATATCGTCGCCGTGGTGCTCGCACTGGTGGGAACCGGATTGCTGGTGACCAACGGACGGTTGGACGAGTTGAGCATCTCCCTTTCCGCCGTTGTCTGGGGGTTGGGCTCCGCCGTCACCGCCGCTTTTTACACGTTGTATCCGTCCCGATTGTTGAGCAGGTGGGGGGCTGGTGTCATCGTGGGCTGGGCCATGTTGATCGGCGGTGTGGGAATGAACATCGTGCACCCGCTTTGGCAGACGTCGGAGCAAGTGTGGACGGGTAACACTTGGTTGCTCGTCGGATTTGTGGTCATTTTCGGTACGTTGCTCGCATTCTATTGGTATCTGGACAGTCTGCGTTATCTCACGCCGACGGAAACCTCCCTCTTGGCCTGTGCCGAACCGCTGGCGGCGGCCATCGTTACGGTGGTGTGGCTGCATGTGCCGATGGGCGTGTGGCAGACCATCGGCGGGATCTGCATCGTTGCCACCGTTGTCGCACTGTCCAAGGAAAACAAAAAACCGGTCACTTGA
- a CDS encoding aromatic acid exporter family protein, which translates to MRIGFRTAKTVVAVVLAIYIADVLHLKLAEFTGIVAALLLKNTRKETVVTAGKMTIAVLFTLAVDTLLFSLLGFHVYVIGLILLFLIPILVRTRTERGLLLGTVVTIHVYTAGHLDMDILLNEIWLILIGMTVSLTINWLYMPSRKEQLLNIHRQLELVVANVFDHFARALEEKDYMWDGAEILTIHNLIQQGKKEALLHEDNYITSDDVLRFHHFEKKEKQYERIKHMLALVSRVDQVIVQGKMLASILRKMSAALRSGEDDFHPIQEEIRALRETCEDMPLPKTRKEFEIRAALLQMLNELEGYIFDAV; encoded by the coding sequence ATGAGAATCGGATTCCGAACTGCAAAAACCGTTGTTGCTGTGGTGCTCGCCATTTACATCGCCGATGTCCTTCATTTGAAATTGGCAGAATTCACCGGGATCGTCGCAGCGCTCCTTTTGAAGAACACACGAAAAGAAACAGTGGTCACAGCCGGAAAAATGACGATCGCCGTGTTGTTCACCCTGGCAGTGGATACCTTGCTATTCAGTTTGCTGGGTTTTCATGTTTATGTCATCGGCTTAATCCTGCTGTTTCTAATTCCAATATTGGTACGGACCAGGACCGAGCGCGGCTTGTTACTCGGCACCGTCGTCACCATTCACGTGTATACCGCCGGCCATCTGGATATGGACATTTTATTGAATGAAATTTGGTTGATCCTCATCGGCATGACCGTTTCACTTACCATCAACTGGCTCTACATGCCGAGCCGCAAGGAACAACTCCTCAACATCCACCGCCAATTGGAGCTGGTGGTCGCCAACGTGTTCGATCATTTCGCCCGTGCGTTGGAGGAGAAGGACTATATGTGGGACGGTGCGGAAATTCTCACCATCCACAACCTGATTCAACAAGGAAAAAAAGAAGCGCTCCTGCATGAGGACAACTATATCACCTCGGACGACGTCCTCCGGTTTCATCACTTTGAAAAAAAAGAAAAGCAGTATGAACGCATCAAACACATGCTTGCTCTCGTCTCCCGTGTGGATCAGGTGATCGTTCAGGGGAAGATGCTGGCCTCAATTCTCAGAAAAATGTCTGCAGCATTGCGTTCTGGTGAGGATGATTTCCACCCAATCCAGGAGGAGATCCGCGCCTTGCGTGAAACCTGCGAAGACATGCCACTCCCCAAAACCCGCAAGGAATTTGAAATCCGTGCTGCTTTATTGCAGATGCTGAACGAGTTGGAAGGATACATTTTCGATGCCGTCTAA